In the Sus scrofa isolate TJ Tabasco breed Duroc chromosome 6, Sscrofa11.1, whole genome shotgun sequence genome, one interval contains:
- the ANKRD11 gene encoding ankyrin repeat domain-containing protein 11 isoform X1, with the protein MEAPFLFLPNQLLFVSVPSYSREDSLGAASPDSFRVGDKEKISLPKTPKLDRSDGKDVRERATKRKLPFTVGAHGEQKDSDTEKQGPERKRIKKEPVPRKAGLLFGMGLSGIRAGYPLSERQQVALLMQMTAEESANSPVDTTPKHPSQSTVCQKGTPSSASKTKDKVNKRNERGETRLHRAAIRGDARRIKELISEGADVNVKDFAGWTALHEACNRGYYDVAKQLLAAGAEVNTKGLDDDTPLHDAANNGHYKVVKLLLRYGGNPQQSNRKGETPLKVASSPTMVNLLLGKGTYTSSEESSAAESSEEEDAPSFAPSSSVDGNNTDSEFEKGLKHKAKNPEPQKTATPVKDEYEFDEDDEQDRVPPVDDKHLLKKDHRKETKANSFISIPKMEVKSYTKNSAMAPKKASHRIVSDTSDEEDVGVAVGTGEKLRLSAPTLLPGSKTREPPTAKPPRDKGKVKKKRKKEAKGKEVRFGKRSDRFCSSESDSESSESGGDGGDSAGSPGCLKESPLVLKDPALFSSLSASSTSSHGSSAAPQKHHSSHAEPHAKHWRTDNWKTISSPAWSEVSSLSDSTRTRLSSESDCSSEGSSVESLKPVRKRQEHRKRGLQSTLPDRKGPLHAGGDGAVPKLDREGKVVKKHKTKHKHRTKEKGLCAVSQELALKGFAYEYEDAKPRPDKGAPPDGDAPAEGRLKAAKHEREHFKREDKLGRLKADDKDWLFRDEPAKASREDKPLKRLRELARDGARPAREEKERGGGGVRGERDKLPKEKSPKEEKRRLYREERKKKCKDRPSKSERKNDLREDKASREREKALRKEKVCREEAAADEFCGKGQFLENDDAKFSLSDDPQDRWFSDLSDSSFDFKADDSWDSPVTDYRDLKADSVARLILETVKEDPRDKRRESKAREKRADKDACPRRKDRDPLQRGCERRREHAAEKHRGGPGYLPERDKRRRESAEGGRDRKEPPEAAKERRDGRAKPDDAHREELREYGCEGAFKDRPDCDLGKVLEPWERPQAAREKEKKEKAKPEKHRDKPGDKDKSERAVPEKGPKDKEFEKSFKEKRDAKDKHKDGHGKDKDRKAPLDQGKGSREKAFPGALSEEFTERRDEKKGKEKSWYIADIFTDESEDEKDDYAASGFKAGEAGEGRGEGLPERDEGLPLDRPRKHAAADRQHPEKQKDKEARERKKDKGALDGGKDRKEKALERPRDRRDREAAERARDRRDRAAVDAAQDRRPRQKPPDKGDRRPPAEDKAKGRHRERPDRERKAGKGGDAEKSLLERLEEEALQDFRDDANDKASEASSDSFPERGQDPGLSALLEVSFPEPPEERARERERHRHSSSSSKKSHERERVRKEKPERKEKGDDYKELGSGRKDPGQHDKDFLDADAYGGGPYGAKADAEDEPDKPIELFSPEKKDKNEPERDAPKKAEKELRPFGSGAPSLLKEKRRREKHRERWRDEKERHRERHGDAPLRPHCEEPRPAARDRDRPKDESLKLGESKPKDKVRDNPEKEKAAAAADRLLAPRDPGRRDARPREKLLGDGDLMMTSFERMLSQKDLEVEERHKRHKERMKQMEKLRHRSGDPKLRDKARLAEDARKKGLDAPPKKPPGPDPALKDKKLKEAAPAAPAAAESRPHPAPAGDPRDWLAGPHMKEVLPASPRPDHGRPTGVPTPASVVSCPSYEEAMHTPRTPSCSADDYSDLMFDCADPQPVSSTAASACASSFFDGFSVAASAVSETPGQTPTRPLCTSLYRSVSVDVRRTPEDEFSVGDKLFRQQSVPAASSYSSPGPQLDDKAAGPPGPAEKFACLSPGYYSPDYGIPSPKADALHCAPAAAVNLVPSPEGAFSGLQAKSPPPHRDELLAPSMEGTLPPDLGIPLDATEDQQATAAIIPPEPSFLEPLDEGPFSTVITEEPVEWAHPTAAEQGLASGLLGSAPENPVSWPVGSDLLLKSPQRFPESPKHFCPAESLQPESPYPVSPVSYPLSVTEPGLEVKGEAGDAAPATVPPSDEPAPFAPPSRLESFFGNCKSLPEAPEGPPEPACVTSVAQVEALGPLENSFLEGGHGLAALGQVEPVPWPGAFPAAEDDLDLGPFSLPELPLQAKDGSDVETEPVDEAPPAPPEPGPAGAPVATGACDLAAAAPEEQLVLPPDPAAARLPAEPAAEPSEDPEPAGPLEAAAAEAGPGPEGRGPQDSEPSSGPTPAPSEQRPLGSGEEAAEGPDSSAAPQGPPDAPGDGSAQALAADGAGPQDEPGLEGPPGGTQPEAPEPEPRPTAEAPKAPKVEEVPQRMTRNRAQMLANQHKQSSPPAEKEPAPAPAARAKGRGSEDDDPQAQHPRKRRFQRSSQQLTPQVHTSTRQTREVIQQTLAAIVDAIKLDAIEPYHSDRSNPYFEYLQIRKKIEEKRKILCYISPQAPQCYAEYVTYTGSYLLDGKPLSKLHIPVIAPPPSLAEPLKELFKQQEAVRGKLRLQHSIEREKLIVSCEQEILRVHCRAARTIANQAVPFSACTMLLDSEVYNMPLESQGDENKSVRDRFNARQFISWLQDVDDKYDRMKTCLLMRQQHEAAALNAVQRMEWQLKVQELDPAGHKSLCVNEVPSFYVPMVDVNDDFVLLPA; encoded by the exons AGAAGCAGGGTCCTGAGCGGAAGAGGATCAAGAAGGAGCCTGTCCCCCGCAAGGCCGGGCTGCTGTTTGGCATGGGGCTGTCCGGGATCCGGGCCGGGTACCCGCTCTCCGAGCGCCAGCAGGTGGCCCTCCTCATGCAGATGACGGCTGAGGAGTCTGCCAACAGCCCGG TGGACACAACACCAAAGCACCCCTCCCAGTCGACGGTGTGTCAGAAGGGGACACCCAGCTCTGCCtcaaaaaccaaagataaagtGAACAAGAGAAACGAGCGTGGGGAGACCCGCCTGCACCGGGCGGCCATCCGGGGGGACGCCCGGCGCATCAAGGAGCTCATCAGCGAGGGGGCGGACGTCAACGTCAAGGACTTCGCGG GCTGGACGGCGCTGCATGAGGCCTGTAACCGGGGTTACTACGACGTCGCAAAGCAGCTGCTGGCCGCGGGCGCGGAGGTGAACACCAAGGGGCTGGACGACGACACGCCCTTGCACGACGCTGCCAACAACGGGCACTACAAG GTGGTGAAGCTGCTGCTCCGGTACGGAGGGAACCCGCAGCAGAGCAACCGGAAAGGCGAGACGCCACTGAAGGTGGCCAGCTCCCCGACCATGGTGAACCTGCTGCTGGGCAAGGGCACCTACACGTCCAGCGAGGAGAGCTCGGCCG CAGAGAGCTCCGAGGAGGAGGACGCCCCGTCGTTCGCGCCGTCCAGCTCGGTGGACGGCAACAACACGGACTCCGAGTTCGAGAAGGGCCTGAAGCACAAGGCCAAGAACCCCGAGCCCCAGAAAACCGCGACGCCCGTAAAGGACGAGTACGAGTTCGACGAGGACGACGAGCAGGACAGGGTCCCCCCCGTGGACGACAAACACCTGCTGAAAAAggaccacagaaaagaaaccaaggcGAATAGTTTTATTTCGATACCCAAGATGGAAGTGAAGAGCTACACTAAGAACAGCGCCATGGCACCAAAGAAGGCGTCGCATCGCATCGTGTCGGACACGTCGGACGAGGAGGACGTCGGGGTCGCTGTGGGGACGGGGGAGAAGCTGCGACTCTCGGCGCCCACGCTGCTGCCCGGCAGCAAGACGCGGGAGCCTCCTACCGCCAAGCCGCCGAGGGACAAGGGTAAAGTCAAGAAGAAGCGGAAGAAGGAGGCCAAGGGCAAAGAGGTGCGCTTTGGGAAGCGGAGCGACAGGTTCTGCTCCTCCGAGTCGGACAGCGAGTCCTCGGAGAGCGGCGGGGACGGCGGGGACTCGGCGGGGAGTCCCGGCTGCCTCAAGGAGTCCCCGCTGGTGCTGAAGGACCCCGCCCTGTTCAGCTCCCTGTCCGCCTCCTCCACGTCGTCCCACGGCAGCTCCGCCGCCCCCCAGAAGCATCACTCCAGCCACGCGGAGCCGCACGCCAAGCACTGGCGGACGGACAACTGGAAAACCATCTCCTCTCCTGCCTGGTCGGAGGTCAGCTCCTTGTCAGACTCCACAAGGACGAGACTGAGCAGCGAGTCTGACTGCTCCTCCGAGGGCTCCAGCGTGGAGTCGCTGAAGCCGGTGCGGAAGCGGCAGGAGCACCGCAAGAGGGGCCTGCAGAGCACGCTGCCCGACCGGAAGGGCCCCCTCCACGCCGGCGGGGACGGCGCCGTGCCCAAGCTGGACCGGGAGGGCAAGGTTGTCAAGAAACACAAGACGAAGCACAAGCACAGGACCAAGGAGAAGGGGCTGTGCGCCGTCAGCCAGGAGCTGGCGCTGAAGGGCTTCGCCTACGAGTACGAGGACGCCAAGCCCAGGCCGGACAAGGGCGCCCCCCCGGACGGCGACGCCCCCGCCGAGGGCAGGCTGAAGGCGGCCAAGCACGAGCGCGAGCACTTCAAGCGGGAGGACAAGCTGGGCCGGCTGAAGGCCGACGACAAGGACTGGCTCTTCAGGGACGAGCCGGCCAAGGCGTCCAGAGAGGACAAGCCCCTCAAGAGGCTGAGGGAGCTGGCCCGGGACGGGGCCCGGCCTGCCCGGGAGGAGAAggagcgcggcggcggcggcgtccGGGGCGAGCGGGACAAGCTGCCGAAGGAGAAGTCCCCCAAGGAGGAGAAGCGGAGGCTCTACAGAGAGGAGCGGAAGAAGAAGTGCAAGGACAGGCCCTCCAAGTCGGAGAGGAAGAACGACCTGCGAGAGGACAAGGCctccagggagagggagaaggcgCTCAGGAAGGAGAAGGTCTGCAGGGAGGAGGCCGCGGCGGACGAGTTCTGCGGCAAAGGCCAGTTTCTGGAGAACGACGACGCCAAGTTCAGCCTCTCCGACGACCCGCAGGACCGCTGGTTTTCGGACCTGTCCGACTCCTCCTTCGACTTCAAGGCCGACGACAGCTGGGACTCTCCCGTGACCGACTACCGGGACCTGAAGGCCGACTCCGTGGCCAGGCTGATCCTGGAGACAGTGAAGGAGGACCCCAGAGACAAGCGGCGGGAGAGCAAGGCCCGGGAGAAGCGGGCCGACAAGGACGCCTGCCCTCGGAGGAAGGACAGGGACCCCCTGCAGCGGGGCTGCGAGCGGCGGAGGGAGCACGCGGCCGAGAAGCACCGGGGCGGCCCCGGCTACCTCCCGGAGCGGGACAAGCGGAGGAGGGAGTCGGCCGAGGGCGGGCGGGACAGGAAGGAGCCCCCCGAGGCCGCCAAGGAGCGCAGAGACGGCCGCGCCAAGCCCGACGACGCCCACAGGGAGGAGCTGAGGGAGTACGGCTGCGAGGGCGCCTTCAAGGACAGGCCCGACTGCGACTTGGGGAAGGTTCTGGAGCCCTGGGAGCGGCCGCAGGCGgcaagggagaaggagaagaaggagaaggcgAAGCCGGAGAAGCACCGAGACAAGCCCGGCGACAAGGACAAAAGCGAGAGAGCCGTCCCCGAAAAGGGCCCCAAGGACAAAGAGTTCGAGAAGAGTTTTAAGGAGAAGAGGGACGCCAAGGACAAGCACAAAGACGGGCACGGCAAAGACAAAGACAGGAAGGCGCCCCTGGACCAAGGAAAAGGCAGCCGGGAGAAGGCCTTCCCCGGGGCCCTCTCAGAGGAGTTCACCGAGAGAAGAGACGAGAAGAAGGGCAAGGAGAAGAGCTGGTACATTGCCGACATATTCACGGACGAAAGCGAGGACGAGAAGGATGACTACGCGGCGAGCGGCTTCAAAGCCGGAGAGGCCggcgaggggcggggggaggggctcCCCGAGAGGGACGAGGGGCTCCCCCTGGACAGACCCCGCAAGCACGCGGCCGCCGACCGGCAGCACCCGGAGAAGCAGAAGGACAAGGAGGCGCGCGAGAGGAAGAAGGACAAGGGCGCCCTGGACGGCGGGAAGGACAGGAAGGAGAAGGCCTTGGAGAGGCCCAGGGACCGGCGGGACAGAGAGGCGGCCGAGCGGGCCCGGGACCGCAGGGACCGCGCCGCCGTGGACGCCGCTCAGGACAGGCGGCCCAGGCAGAAGCCGCCTGACAAGGGGGACAGGAGGCCCCCCGCGGAGGACAAGGCCAAGGGCAGGCACCGGGAGAGGCCGGACCGCGAGAGGAAGGCCGGCAAGGGCGGTGACGCCGAGAAGAGCCTGCTGGAGCGGCTGGAGGAGGAGGCGCTGCAGGACTTCCGCGACGATGCCAACGACAAGGCCAGCGAGGCGTCCTCCGACAGCTTCCCTGAGCGCGGCCAGGACCCGGGCCTGAGCGCCCTCCTGGAGGTGTCTTTCCCGGAGCCCCCGGAGGAGCGGGCCCGGGAGCGCGAGCGGCACCGGCACTCCTCGTCCTCGTCCAAGAAGAGCCACGAGCGGGAGCGGGTCCGGAAGGAAAAGCccgagaggaaggagaagggcgACGACTACAAGGAGCTGGGCAGCGGCCGGAAGGACCCCGGCCAGCACGACAAGGACTTCCTGGACGCCGACGCCTACGGCGGCGGCCCCTATGGCGCCAAGGCCGACGCGGAGGACGAACCGGATAAGCCCATCGAGCTCTTCTCCCCCGAGAAGAAGGACAAGAACGAGCCCGAGAGAGACGCTCCCAAGAAGGCGGAGAAGGAGCTGCGGCCCTTCGGGTCGGGCGCCCCCAGCCTCCTCAAGGAGAAGAGGCGGCGGGAGAAGCACCGCGAGAGGTGGAGGGACGAGAAGGAGCGGCACCGAGAGCGGCACGGGGACGCGCCCCTGCGGCCCCACTGCGAGGAGCCCCGGCCCGCGGCCCGCGACAGGGACAGGCCCAAGGACGAGAGCCTGAAGCTGGGCGAGAGCAAGCCGAAGGACAAGGTCAGGGACAACCCGGAGAAGGAGAAGGCGGCCGCCGCGGCCGACAGGCTCCTCGCGCCCCGAGACCCGGGCCGCAGGGACGCCCGGCCGCGCGAGAAGCTCCTGGGGGACGGCGACCTGATGATGACCAGCTTCGAGCGGATGCTGTCGCAGAAGGACCTGGAGGTGGAGGAGCGGCACAAGCGGCACAAGGAGAGGATGAAGCAGATGGAGAAGCTGCGGCACCGCTCCGGGGACCCCAAGCTCAGGGACAAGGCGAGGCTGGCCGAGGACGCGCGCAAGAAGGGTCTGGACGCCCCCCCAAAGAAGCCGCCGGGGCCGGACCCCGCCCTGAAGGACAAGAAGCTCAAGGAGGCGGCTCCCgcggcccccgccgccgccgAGAGCAGGCCCCACCCGGCCCCCGCCGGGGACCCCCGGGACTGGCTGGCGGGGCCGCACATGAAAGAGGTCCTGCCCGCGTCTCCCAGGCCCGACCACGGCCGGCCCACCGGGGTCCCCACGCCCGCCTCCGTGGTGTCCTGCCCCAGCTACGAGGAGGCCATGCACACACCCCGCACCCCGTCCTGCAGCGCCGACGACTACTCTGACCTCATGTTCGACTGCGCGGACCCCCAGCCCGTCTCCAGCACGGCCGCCAGCGCCTGCGCGTCCTCCTTCTTCGACGGGTTCTCTGTGGCTGCGAGCGCTGTCTCGGAGACCCCGGGCCAGACGCCCACGCGGCCGCTGTGCACGAGCCTGTACCGCTCGGTCTCGGTGGACGTCAGGAGGACCCCGGAGGACGAGTTCAGCGTGGGGGACAAGCTCTTCAGACAGCAGAGCGTCCCCGCTGCGTCCAGCTACAGCTCGCCAGGGCCGCAGCTGGACGACAAGGCCGCTGGGCCCCCCGGACCCGCCGAGAAGTTCGCCTGCCTGTCGCCGGGGTACTACTCCCCAGACTACggcatcccctcccccaaggcGGACGCCCTGCACTGCGCGCCCGCAGCCGCGGTCAACCTTGTCCCCTCCCCGGAGGGCGCCTTCTCCGGTTTACAAGCCAAGTCCCCCCCTCCACACAGAGATGAGCTCTTGGCGCCGTCCATGGAGGGGACCCTCCCCCCGGACCTGGGCATCCCCCTGGACGCCACGGAGGACCAGCAGGCCACCGCGGCCATCATCCCCCCGGAGCCCAGCTTCCTGGAGCCCCTGGACGAGGGCCCCTTCAGCACGGTCATCACGGAGGAGCCGGTCGAGTGGGCGCACCCCACAGCCGCCGAGCAGGGCCTCGCCTCCGGCCTCCTCGGGAGTGCCCCCGAAAACCCCGTCAGCTGGCCCGTGGGGTCGGACCTCCTGCTGAAGTCCCCACAGAGATTCCCGGAGTCCCCCAAACATTTCTGCCCTGCCGAGTCCCTGCAGCCAGAGTCCCCTTACCCCGTGTCCCCTGTCTCCTACCCTCTGTCGGTCACCGAGCCCGGCCTGGAAGTCAAAGGCGAGGCGGGGGACGCGGCCCCGGCCACCGTCCCGCCTTCGGACGAGCCCGCCCCGTTcgcccctccctccaggctggAGTCCTTCTTTGGTAACTGCAAGTCCCTTCCCGAAGCGCCCGAGGGGCCGCCAGAGCCTGCGTGTGTGACCAGCGTGGCTCAGGTGGAGGCTCTGGGGCCCCTGGAAAACAGCTTCCTGGAAGGTGGCCACGGCCTGGCCGCGCTCGGCCAGGTGGAGCCGGTGCCCTGGCCCGGTGCCTTCCCCGCCGCCGAGGACGACCTGGACCTGGGGCCCTTCTCCCTGCCGGAGCTCCCGCTCCAGGCCAAGGACGGCTCGGACGTGGAGACAGAGCCTGTGGACGAAGCCCCTCCCGCTCCTCCAGAACCCGGCCCCGCGGGGGCCCCCGTGGCCACGGGCGCCTGCGACCTGGCTGCAGCGGCCCCTGAGGAGCAGCTCGTGCTGCCTCCGGACCCCGCAGCTGCCCGGCTCCCTGCCGAGCCCGCAGCCGAGCCGTCGGAGGACCCCGAGCCCGCCGGGCCGCTGGAGGCTGCGGCGGCGGAGGCGGGGCCCGGGCCCGAGGGGAGGGGCCCCCAGGACTCCGAGCCCAGCTCGGGGCCCACGCCGGCCCCCTCGGAGCAGCGGCccctggggagtggggaggaggcagccGAGGGCCCGGACTCCTCGGCCGCGCCCCAGGGCCCACCTGACGCTCCTGGGGACGGCTCGGCACAGGCCCTCGCGGCGGACGGGGCTGGCCCCCAGGACGAGCCCGGGCTTGAGGGGCCTCCCGGCGGCACCCAGCCCGAAGCGCCTGAGCCGGAACCCAGACCCACGGCGGAGGCCCCCAAGGCGCCCAAAGTGGAGGAGGTCCCGCAGCGCATGACCAGGAACCGGGCCCAGATGCTGGCCAACCAGCACAAGCAGAGCTCGCCCCCCGCCGAGAAGGAGCCGGCGCCCGCGCCCGCCGCCAGGGCCAAGGGCCGCGGCTCCGAGGACGACGACCCCCAGGCCCAGCACCCGCGCAAACGCCGCTTCCAGCGCTCCAGCCAGCAGCTGACGCCGCAGGTGCACACGTCCACGCGGCAGACGCGGGAGGTGATCCAGCAGACACTGGCCGCCATCGTGGACGCCATCAAGCTGGACGCCATCGAGCCGTACCACAGCGACAGGTCCAACCCGTACTTCGAGTACCTGCAGATCCGGAAGAAGATCGAGGAGAAGCGCAAGATCCTGTGTTACATCAGCCCGCAGGCGCCGCAGTGCTACGCCGAGTACGTCACCTACACCGGCTCCTACCTCCTGGACGGCAAGCCGCTCAGCAAGCTGCACATCCCCGTG ATCGCGCCCCCGCCTTCCCTGGCGGAGCCACTGAAGGAGCTGTTCAAGCAGCAGGAGGCCGTGCGGGGGAAGCTGCGGCTGCAGCACAGCATCGAGCGG GAGAAGCTCATCGTCTCCTGCGAGCAGGAGATCCTGCGGGTGCACTGCCGGGCGGCGAGGACCATCGCGAACCAGGCGGTGCCCTTCAGCGCCTGCACCATGCTGCTGGACTCGGAGGTGTACAACATGCCTCTGGAGAGCCAG GGTGACGAGAACAAGTCGGTGAGGGACCGGTTCAACGCCCGCCAGTTCATCTCGTGGCTGCAGGACGTGGACGACAAGTACGACCGCATGAAG ACGTGTCTCCTGATGCGGCAGCAGCACGAGGCCGCCGCCCTCAACGCCGTGCAGAGGATGGAGTGGCAGCTGAAGGTCCAGGAGCTGGACCCCGCCGGGCACAAGTCGCTGTGCGTGAACGAGGTGCCGTCCTTCTACGTGCCCATGGTGGACGTCAACGACGACTTCGTGCTCCTGCCGGCCTGA